The following coding sequences lie in one Kamptonema formosum PCC 6407 genomic window:
- a CDS encoding CHAT domain-containing protein produces the protein MDELRRQAYQNLIDALLTCDREEEMGIMQANLELIDEGFAQFLRRDWATQTLGKLQDEEAFNCAINLHNFNLGFSSLRQGSRASNLEVSIACLEIGLTVITREAYSEYWAAFQNNLGADYGNRIRGEKAENLEVAIAAYLASLEVYTREAFPINNAETLYNLGLAYRDNSQLPAAYDTFNTAIETVELMRSEIIIGGEADRQKLAEEWNKLYQEMVEVCLAMANQTAALEYVERSKTRNLVELFYNARSVPQNPQPISFAEIGNLLAEDEAILEWYITFNGFKVFIVTYQPFLAPPYQGGVGGVDVWESSEQDLQALEEFQREYIDDIKDNEKYDNWKNQLETRLEKLAEILHIDEIISRLPETCKRLILVPFRYLHLLPLHALTSRRLRENVEETGSLLDLFPGGVRYTPSCQLLLLSQRVNPPGEDSSPRKLFAIQNPTEDLDFTDIEVEAIAKSFNPAEVLKREKASKTGLQERITGLQDADIAHFSCHGFFDFSNPRKSALILAGSKVTPLNPPLVRGETGEDFSLVRGETGEDSPLPSGETGEEKKENSPLARGETGEDFPLPNGETREVPPLPRGG, from the coding sequence ATGGACGAACTACGCCGCCAAGCTTATCAAAATTTGATTGATGCCCTCCTCACCTGCGATCGCGAGGAAGAAATGGGCATTATGCAGGCTAATTTAGAGTTGATAGACGAGGGTTTTGCCCAATTTTTGCGGCGAGACTGGGCAACTCAAACTCTGGGAAAGTTGCAGGATGAAGAAGCTTTCAATTGTGCTATTAATTTACACAACTTTAATCTGGGTTTTTCTAGTCTGCGGCAAGGCAGTCGGGCAAGTAATTTAGAGGTAAGTATCGCTTGTTTGGAGATTGGGTTAACTGTTATTACTCGCGAAGCTTACTCGGAATATTGGGCAGCGTTTCAAAACAATCTGGGGGCTGACTACGGCAACAGAATCAGAGGGGAAAAAGCAGAGAATTTGGAAGTGGCGATCGCGGCTTATTTGGCATCTTTGGAAGTTTACACCCGTGAGGCTTTTCCGATCAATAATGCTGAAACTTTATATAACCTCGGACTTGCCTACCGGGATAATTCCCAACTCCCAGCAGCTTACGATACCTTTAACACTGCCATTGAGACAGTCGAATTAATGCGGAGTGAAATCATTATCGGTGGTGAAGCAGACAGACAGAAATTAGCTGAAGAATGGAATAAACTTTATCAGGAAATGGTCGAAGTTTGCCTAGCAATGGCAAACCAAACTGCCGCCCTAGAATACGTCGAACGCAGCAAAACCCGAAACCTCGTAGAATTATTTTACAATGCCCGCAGTGTCCCGCAAAATCCACAGCCGATTAGTTTTGCTGAAATTGGCAATCTGTTAGCTGAAGATGAGGCAATTTTGGAATGGTACATTACCTTTAACGGCTTTAAAGTTTTCATTGTCACCTATCAACCCTTCTTAGCCCCCCCTTACCAAGGGGGGGTTGGGGGGGTTGATGTTTGGGAATCTTCCGAACAAGATTTGCAAGCATTAGAGGAATTTCAACGGGAATATATCGACGACATCAAAGATAATGAAAAATACGACAACTGGAAAAACCAGCTAGAAACCCGCCTGGAAAAATTAGCTGAAATCTTACATATAGATGAAATAATTTCTCGCCTCCCGGAAACTTGTAAGCGATTAATCTTAGTTCCCTTCCGATATTTGCACTTGTTACCACTTCACGCCTTAACCAGTCGCCGACTCAGGGAAAATGTAGAAGAAACTGGCAGTCTCCTCGATCTTTTCCCTGGCGGCGTGAGATATACTCCCAGTTGTCAGCTATTACTATTATCTCAGCGGGTAAATCCGCCTGGGGAAGATTCATCACCGAGAAAATTGTTTGCCATTCAAAACCCGACAGAAGATTTAGACTTCACCGATATCGAAGTTGAAGCTATTGCTAAATCCTTTAATCCTGCCGAAGTTTTGAAGAGGGAAAAGGCAAGTAAGACAGGATTGCAGGAACGAATTACCGGGTTACAAGATGCCGATATCGCGCATTTTTCTTGTCACGGTTTTTTCGACTTTTCCAATCCCCGGAAATCCGCTTTAATCTTAGCTGGGTCGAAAGTAACCCCCCTTAATCCCCCCTTGGTAAGGGGGGAGACTGGAGAGGATTTCTCCTTGGTAAGGGGGGAGACTGGAGAAGATTCCCCCTTACCAAGTGGGGAGACTGGAGAGGAGAAAAAAGAAAATTCTCCCTTGGCAAGGGGGGAGACAGGAGAAGATTTCCCCTTACCAAATGGCGAGACAAGAGAAGTCCCCCCCTTACCAAGGGGGGGCTAG
- a CDS encoding CHAT domain-containing protein: MFDLKLNKCSLVTLSACETGLTDIRDTTDEYIGLPSGFFYAGATNVISTLWAVNDVSTAILMIRFYELLLSEIRPPVAIALRESQLWLREATVQKLVEWVADCQLIADAKKQEIQDYIKWGENPENKPYQSPHFWAAFCAVGQ; the protein is encoded by the coding sequence ATCTTTGATTTAAAGTTAAATAAGTGCAGTTTAGTTACCCTTTCCGCCTGCGAAACTGGGTTGACTGATATTAGAGATACCACTGATGAGTATATCGGATTGCCTAGCGGTTTTTTCTATGCGGGGGCCACGAATGTAATTAGCACTTTATGGGCAGTTAATGATGTATCTACGGCTATTTTGATGATCAGGTTTTATGAACTTTTGCTATCGGAAATTCGGCCGCCTGTGGCCATCGCTTTGCGGGAGTCGCAGTTGTGGCTAAGGGAGGCAACTGTGCAAAAGTTGGTAGAATGGGTGGCAGATTGTCAGTTAATTGCAGATGCCAAGAAACAGGAAATACAAGATTATATTAAATGGGGTGAAAACCCAGAAAATAAACCTTATCAATCTCCCCATTTCTGGGCGGCGTTTTGTGCAGTTGGGCAATAG
- the hemC gene encoding hydroxymethylbilane synthase: MSPTTSAPTRTVRIGSRKSQLALVQTYWVQEQLQQRFPQCTFEVHTMSTQGDKILDVPLAKIGDKGLFTKELEVGMLSNETDFAVHSLKDLPTNLPEGLILGCVSERENPADALVVHANHQDKQLETLPPGAVIGTSSLRRLAQLRHHFPHLEFKDIRGNLNTRLAKLDEGEYDAIILAVAGLQRLGMGDRVHQIISPEISLHAVGQGALGIECRAGDDDILELIKALEHTETAQRCYAERAFLRELEGGCQVPIGVNTKIEGDQLTLTGLVASLDGQRLIKDTVTGAAATAELLGIDLAHRLRQQGAQEILEEIFALVNRGS, encoded by the coding sequence ATGTCTCCAACCACATCCGCACCCACACGCACCGTCCGCATCGGTTCCCGCAAAAGCCAACTCGCCCTCGTCCAAACCTACTGGGTGCAAGAACAGCTACAGCAACGTTTCCCCCAATGCACCTTTGAAGTCCACACCATGTCCACCCAAGGCGACAAAATCCTCGATGTCCCCCTCGCCAAAATTGGAGACAAAGGACTCTTTACCAAAGAGCTCGAAGTGGGAATGCTCAGCAACGAAACCGACTTCGCCGTACACTCTCTCAAAGACTTACCCACAAACTTGCCCGAAGGCTTAATATTGGGATGCGTCAGCGAACGGGAAAACCCCGCCGACGCTCTTGTAGTCCACGCCAATCATCAAGACAAACAACTCGAAACCCTCCCCCCAGGCGCAGTCATCGGCACATCTTCCCTGCGGCGACTCGCCCAACTACGGCATCACTTCCCCCACCTCGAATTTAAAGATATTCGAGGCAATCTCAACACCAGACTTGCTAAACTTGACGAAGGCGAATACGATGCCATTATCTTAGCAGTAGCCGGATTGCAAAGATTAGGAATGGGCGATCGCGTCCACCAAATCATCTCTCCAGAAATCTCCCTCCACGCCGTTGGACAAGGAGCACTCGGCATCGAATGTCGCGCCGGAGACGACGACATCTTAGAATTGATTAAAGCCCTTGAACATACCGAAACTGCCCAACGTTGTTATGCCGAACGCGCATTTTTGCGAGAACTAGAAGGCGGATGTCAAGTTCCCATCGGTGTTAATACCAAAATCGAAGGCGACCAACTAACCTTAACAGGATTAGTAGCCAGTCTCGATGGTCAAAGATTAATCAAAGATACCGTCACAGGTGCCGCCGCCACCGCCGAACTTTTAGGAATTGACCTCGCCCACCGCTTACGGCAACAGGGAGCACAGGAAATCTTAGAAGAAATCTTTGCCCTAGTTAATCGCGGTTCCTAA
- a CDS encoding S1C family serine protease: MQEARTALRQQLNELKTQSRKISASVEKVLESVVSVYVINWDTEEKIAIGSGFFVGPDVIVTNYHIVADIAEEDTLYEEDESAMILVQTPNEQLRIAEVVFTGNSDEDLAILFITDFILDRDTGEEVEIPQEYPPVTLSFEAQEGEQVITIGYPLGETASTVNQGTISNILVSQKSGGDEDMEVITEVKVLQIDAAINRANSGGPLINLAGQVVGINAWGWDEKKDVNLAISSDILADFLDRFEELYEDDWEDNL, from the coding sequence ATGCAGGAAGCTCGTACCGCCTTACGACAGCAATTAAACGAGCTAAAAACCCAGTCGCGAAAAATATCAGCCTCCGTTGAGAAAGTCTTAGAATCCGTAGTTTCAGTTTATGTTATCAATTGGGATACAGAAGAAAAAATTGCTATTGGTAGCGGCTTTTTCGTCGGCCCCGATGTCATAGTCACTAATTACCACATTGTCGCCGACATTGCAGAGGAAGATACCCTCTATGAAGAAGACGAAAGTGCAATGATTTTAGTGCAAACTCCCAACGAGCAACTGAGAATAGCAGAAGTAGTTTTTACTGGCAATTCAGACGAAGATTTGGCGATATTATTTATCACCGATTTTATCCTCGATCGCGACACTGGGGAAGAAGTAGAAATTCCCCAAGAATATCCTCCCGTCACCTTATCTTTTGAAGCTCAAGAGGGAGAGCAAGTTATTACTATTGGCTATCCTTTAGGTGAAACTGCTTCCACAGTAAATCAAGGCACAATTAGCAATATTTTAGTGTCACAAAAATCTGGAGGAGATGAGGACATGGAGGTAATTACTGAGGTCAAAGTGCTGCAAATAGATGCAGCTATTAATCGCGCTAACTCTGGTGGCCCGTTAATTAATCTTGCAGGTCAGGTAGTCGGTATAAATGCTTGGGGTTGGGATGAAAAGAAGGATGTAAACTTAGCTATATCTTCTGATATTCTGGCTGACTTTTTAGATCGATTTGAAGAACTTTATGAGGATGATTGGGAAGATAATTTATAA
- a CDS encoding type II toxin-antitoxin system RelE family toxin → MKFRLQFSTEAKQYLANLQEHDFKKYNKVRKTLGLMANNLRHPGLNSHKFEALSGPDGEDIFEAYVENKTPGAFRVFWYYGHGQGQITVVAITPHL, encoded by the coding sequence ATGAAGTTCCGGCTGCAATTTTCAACTGAGGCGAAACAGTATTTAGCTAATCTTCAAGAACATGATTTTAAGAAGTATAATAAGGTGAGGAAAACGCTGGGATTGATGGCAAATAATTTGCGTCATCCCGGTCTTAATAGTCACAAGTTTGAGGCTCTGTCTGGCCCTGATGGCGAGGATATTTTTGAGGCTTATGTTGAGAATAAAACGCCGGGAGCTTTTCGGGTTTTTTGGTATTATGGGCATGGTCAGGGACAGATTACGGTTGTTGCAATTACACCTCATCTGTGA
- a CDS encoding RNA ligase family protein: protein MQQQIYKYPRTHHIEGSRLQPGDEDLDSVPFSAIASQFTVVEEKVDGANAAISFASNGQMLLQSRGHYLTGGEREKHFNLFKQWAYTHTETFWKVLGDRYILYGEWLYAKHTIFYNALPHYFLEYDVLDRQQQQFLSTQSRKQLLAELPLVSVPVLFAGKLKYHKQLIEFIDNSHYIEPGHLEQLRQVCQEKGLDADRAIAQTDRTSLMEGLYIKVEEDQTVIARYKYVRPSFLTTMLQSDGHWLNRPIIPNLLRPNVDLFSIL, encoded by the coding sequence ATGCAGCAGCAAATTTACAAATATCCTCGCACTCATCACATTGAAGGTTCGCGGCTACAACCGGGGGATGAGGATCTCGATAGCGTTCCCTTTAGCGCGATCGCATCTCAGTTTACAGTTGTAGAAGAAAAAGTAGACGGTGCTAATGCTGCCATCAGCTTTGCCTCGAATGGTCAAATGTTGCTCCAAAGCCGAGGTCATTACCTCACAGGAGGAGAGCGAGAAAAACACTTTAACTTGTTTAAACAGTGGGCTTATACCCATACTGAAACTTTCTGGAAAGTGTTAGGCGATCGCTACATACTTTACGGTGAATGGCTCTATGCTAAACATACCATATTTTATAACGCTCTGCCTCACTATTTCCTAGAATATGACGTGCTCGACCGACAGCAACAGCAATTTCTCAGCACCCAAAGCCGCAAACAGTTACTAGCAGAATTACCTCTAGTTTCTGTTCCAGTTTTATTTGCAGGTAAGCTTAAATATCACAAACAACTGATAGAATTCATCGACAACTCCCATTATATTGAACCTGGGCATCTAGAACAATTACGCCAAGTTTGCCAGGAAAAAGGTTTGGACGCAGATCGCGCGATCGCCCAAACAGATCGCACATCCTTAATGGAAGGTCTGTATATTAAAGTTGAAGAAGACCAGACGGTTATCGCCCGCTACAAATACGTCCGCCCCAGCTTTTTAACTACCATGCTGCAATCAGACGGACATTGGCTCAACCGCCCTATTATCCCTAATCTCTTGCGTCCGAATGTCGATTTATTTTCAATTTTATAG
- the dnaN gene encoding DNA polymerase III subunit beta gives MKLICTQSDLNSNLSLVSRAVPSRPTHPVLANVLLVADEKTQRVSLTGFDLSLGIRTSFAAQVDEGGSFTLPAKLLNDIISRLPDGEISLDDDAGEAIATVTSSSGKYTVRGMGPEEFPELPEIEGGELINLPPEALIAGLKGTLFATSPDETKQVLTGVHLKVQQDSLEFAATDGHRLAVVETAKVSDREYDEASLPTQESSAIFEITVPAKALREIEKMVAAGQSSEPVALHLDQGQIVFEWADQRLTTRTLEGQYPNYRQLLPRSFERLITLERRSLLAAVERIAVLADQKNNILKCSIDAENQKVTLSVDAKDVGSGTESMSAQISGESIDIAFNVKYLIDILKTAPSPEIQMQLNEATAPVIIRPLGGVNATFLVMPVQLRA, from the coding sequence ATGAAACTGATTTGTACACAAAGTGACCTCAATAGCAACCTTTCCCTAGTCAGTCGGGCAGTGCCCTCTCGCCCGACGCATCCGGTACTTGCTAATGTTCTATTGGTAGCAGACGAAAAAACCCAGCGGGTGAGTTTAACAGGGTTCGATCTTAGCCTGGGAATTCGCACTAGCTTTGCAGCACAGGTGGATGAAGGCGGTAGTTTTACATTACCTGCGAAGTTGCTTAATGATATTATTTCTAGGCTGCCAGATGGAGAGATTAGCTTAGATGACGATGCGGGGGAGGCGATCGCAACTGTCACATCCTCATCGGGCAAATATACAGTTAGGGGTATGGGGCCCGAAGAATTCCCAGAATTGCCAGAAATAGAAGGAGGAGAATTGATTAATTTGCCTCCTGAAGCCTTGATAGCGGGCTTAAAAGGAACTTTATTTGCAACTAGCCCCGACGAAACAAAACAAGTCTTGACTGGCGTACATTTAAAAGTGCAGCAAGATAGCCTAGAATTTGCTGCTACTGACGGTCATAGATTGGCGGTAGTAGAAACAGCTAAAGTGAGCGATCGCGAGTATGACGAAGCCTCATTACCAACTCAAGAATCCTCAGCTATATTTGAGATCACTGTGCCAGCAAAAGCCTTACGAGAAATAGAAAAAATGGTAGCGGCTGGTCAAAGCAGCGAACCTGTGGCCCTACATTTAGATCAAGGTCAAATTGTGTTTGAATGGGCAGATCAACGGTTGACAACGCGGACTTTAGAGGGGCAATATCCCAATTATCGGCAGTTACTTCCGCGCTCTTTTGAACGGCTAATTACGCTAGAAAGGCGATCGCTTTTAGCAGCAGTAGAAAGAATTGCAGTTTTGGCAGATCAAAAAAATAATATCCTCAAGTGTAGTATCGACGCTGAAAATCAGAAAGTAACTTTGTCTGTGGATGCCAAAGATGTTGGTAGCGGTACGGAATCTATGTCTGCTCAAATCTCCGGGGAGAGTATAGATATTGCCTTTAATGTTAAGTATTTAATTGATATTTTGAAAACTGCTCCTTCTCCTGAAATTCAGATGCAGTTAAATGAGGCAACTGCTCCTGTAATTATCAGGCCTTTGGGAGGAGTTAATGCTACTTTTCTGGTGATGCCGGTGCAACTTAGAGCTTGA
- a CDS encoding fatty acid desaturase has translation MPSKIAQLSVTLPDESLNGSSELPFTLQQLKAAIPSECFVPSTGKSLFYFFLDISIISGLYAAAHALDSWFFWPVFWVIQGTMFWALFVVGHDCGHGSFSRYKWLNNLIGHISHTPILVPYHGWRISHRTHHQNTGNIETDESWYPVTETKYRSMNSLEKFLRFEFLMLFAYPVYLFKRSPERPEASHFNPNSDLFKPSEKWDVITSTICFSIMVGLLGFLTYQWGFMWLVKYYAMPYLVFVAWLDLVTYLHHTEADIPWYRGKDWYFLKGALSTIDRDYGFINNIHHNIGTHVVHHIFLSIPHYHLLTANEAIKPILGDYYRKSKGSILGDFWRSSRLCHFVPDRGSAVYHKSKTELEG, from the coding sequence GTGCCATCTAAGATCGCTCAGTTAAGCGTTACTCTCCCAGACGAATCCCTGAACGGCAGTTCTGAACTCCCCTTCACCCTACAACAATTGAAGGCAGCCATTCCCTCAGAATGTTTCGTACCTTCCACCGGGAAATCCCTGTTTTACTTCTTTCTCGATATCTCAATAATCAGCGGTCTTTATGCGGCAGCACACGCCCTAGATTCCTGGTTTTTCTGGCCAGTATTCTGGGTGATACAAGGTACCATGTTCTGGGCATTATTTGTAGTCGGACACGACTGCGGACACGGTTCTTTTTCCAGATACAAATGGCTAAATAACCTCATCGGTCACATCTCTCACACTCCCATTCTCGTACCCTATCACGGTTGGCGGATCAGCCATCGCACCCATCACCAAAATACTGGAAACATCGAAACCGATGAAAGCTGGTATCCCGTCACCGAAACCAAATATCGGAGCATGAACTCTTTAGAAAAGTTTCTCCGGTTTGAGTTTTTAATGCTGTTTGCCTATCCGGTATATCTGTTTAAACGGTCGCCAGAAAGACCTGAAGCTTCCCACTTTAACCCTAATAGCGATCTGTTCAAACCTTCGGAGAAATGGGATGTCATTACCAGCACTATCTGTTTTAGTATAATGGTAGGGTTGCTGGGATTTTTGACCTATCAATGGGGCTTCATGTGGTTGGTAAAATATTATGCGATGCCTTACCTCGTGTTTGTAGCGTGGCTAGATTTAGTAACATATCTGCATCATACTGAGGCAGATATTCCCTGGTATCGCGGCAAAGATTGGTATTTTCTCAAAGGTGCTTTGTCCACGATTGACCGCGATTATGGGTTTATCAATAACATCCACCATAATATCGGCACTCATGTGGTTCACCATATTTTCTTGAGCATTCCCCATTACCACTTGTTAACTGCAAATGAAGCAATTAAGCCGATTTTGGGAGACTACTACCGCAAGTCTAAGGGGTCAATTTTAGGCGATTTTTGGCGTTCTTCTCGCCTTTGCCATTTCGTACCCGATCGAGGTAGTGCAGTTTATCACAAGTCTAAAACTGAATTAGAAGGTTAA